A window from Heteronotia binoei isolate CCM8104 ecotype False Entrance Well chromosome 15, APGP_CSIRO_Hbin_v1, whole genome shotgun sequence encodes these proteins:
- the LOC132583427 gene encoding olfactory receptor 14C36-like, producing MFNRTTMSDFLLLEFSEVRELQFLHFTVFLMIYLATVAGNLLIITSVALDHHLHTPMYFFLMNLAVLDLGQASVIVPKSMTNSLLNTRHISYSGCVAQVFLFLFFVTSDLCILTVMAYDRYVAICNPLHYAMVINQQACTEMLAGAWIAGFLYAGMHTTGTFAIHFCSNIVNQFFCEIPQLIKLTCSDLNLIEMTAVGIGLLLGVACFVYIPVTYVHIFTTVLRLPSAKGRQKALSTCLPHLIVCSTFIFAACFAYMKPVSNTPTQLELIFTVIYSLVPPMLNPVIYNIRNKEIKKAMSKVLRFSYFPLI from the coding sequence ATGTTCAACAGAACTACCATGTCTGATTTTCTGCTCCTGGAATTCTCAGAGGTTCGGGAACTACAGTTTCTACACTTCACTGTATTTCTGATGATATACTTGGCAACTGTTGCAGGGAACCTCCTCATCATCACTTCAGTTGCCTTAGACCATCATCTACACACCCCCATGTACTTCTTTCTGATGAACTTGGCTGTGCTGGACCTTGGCCAAGCTTCAGTCATTGTACCCAAATCCATGACCAATTCCCTCCTGAATACCAGACACATTTCATATTCAGGCTGTGTTGCTCAAGTCTTCCTGTTTCTGTTCTTCGTAACATCTGATTTATGCATCTTGACAGTCATGGCATATGACCGGTACGTGGCTATTTGCAATCCATTACATTATGCAATGGTAATTAATCAGCAGGCCTGCACTGAAATGCTAGCTGGTGCATGGATTGCTGGTTTTCTGTATGCAGGGATGCACACCACTGGGACTTTTGCAATCCATTTCTGCTCTAACATTGTCAATCAATTTTTCTGTGAAATCCCACAACTAATAAAATTGACTTGTTCTGACCTAAATCTAATTGAAATGACTGCTGTTGGGATTGGACTTCTCCTTGGGGTGGCCTGTTTTGTCTATATCCCTGTAACTTATGTTCACATTTTTACCACAGTGTTAAGACtgccttctgcaaagggaagacagaAGGCTTTGTCCACTTGCCTCCCCCACCTCATTGTCTGTTCTACATTTATATTTGCTGCATGTTTTGCCTACATGAAGCCTGTCTCTAACACCCCAACACAGTTGGAGTTGATATTTACTGTGATCTATTCCTTGGTTCCACCTATGTTGAATCCAGTAATTTACAATATAAGAaacaaagagattaaaaaagcaaTGTCAAAGGTTTTGCGATTCAGCTACTTTCCTCTAATATGA